GGATAAGTACCCGAATCTGTACGGCGACCTGTCGGCCGGCAGTGGCGCAGGCGCAATCAAGCGCGACCTGAAATTCGGCCGCGAGTTTCTGGTGCGAAGGCAAGATCGGCTGATGTTCGGCACCGACTTCCTCGCGCCCGGTCAAGATGTGCCGCAACTGGAGCTATTCGCGCACATCGATTTGCCGGGCGATGCGGCGGCCAAGATCTTTCGCGACAATGCCCGCCGCATCCTACGTTTGAATCGCTAGTCGCAGATCCATCAAATGGCATTCTCGATATTCACCACGGAGACACGGAG
This genomic stretch from Pirellulales bacterium harbors:
- a CDS encoding amidohydrolase family protein — encoded protein: EVKLPLLFHLDNLRNMDAPGLPGLERALREHPTLVMIGHGPGWWASIAGGTTPADLAGYPRGEVAPGGAIDRLMDKYPNLYGDLSAGSGAGAIKRDLKFGREFLVRRQDRLMFGTDFLAPGQDVPQLELFAHIDLPGDAAAKIFRDNARRILRLNR